From one Streptomyces sp. CA-210063 genomic stretch:
- a CDS encoding TetR/AcrR family transcriptional regulator, protein MGQATARGPYAKTPARRAEIVRAARDSFAENGYAKASLRDIAERAGITHAGLLHHFRNKEELLAAVLAERDSEEWQHGAAQVDSLDRLAPYLGELIRHHQKAPELMRLWIELAAAASRTDHPAHTYFVERYERGRTQFAEGFLDKAARGRLREGVSPESAAALFHAVLNGLQLQWVLDQDLDIIGPLNDFVRLLLDRDDRDDRDDR, encoded by the coding sequence GTGGGTCAGGCAACAGCGCGCGGGCCGTACGCCAAGACACCGGCCCGCCGAGCGGAGATCGTACGGGCGGCGCGCGACAGTTTCGCCGAGAACGGCTACGCCAAGGCCTCCCTGCGGGACATCGCGGAGCGGGCCGGCATCACCCACGCCGGACTGCTCCACCACTTCCGCAACAAGGAGGAGCTCCTCGCCGCGGTGCTCGCCGAGCGGGATTCCGAGGAGTGGCAGCACGGCGCGGCACAGGTCGACAGCCTCGACCGGCTCGCGCCCTACCTCGGTGAGCTCATCCGTCACCACCAGAAGGCCCCGGAGCTCATGCGTCTGTGGATCGAGCTCGCCGCCGCGGCCTCACGCACAGATCATCCCGCCCACACCTACTTCGTCGAGCGCTACGAACGCGGGCGCACGCAGTTCGCCGAAGGATTCCTCGACAAGGCGGCCCGCGGCCGGCTGCGTGAGGGCGTCAGCCCCGAGAGTGCCGCGGCTCTCTTCCATGCCGTGCTCAACGGCCTCCAGTTGCAGTGGGTCCTCGACCAGGACCTCGACATCATCGGCCCGCTCAACGACTTCGTCCGCCTGCTCCTCGACCGGGACGACCGAGACGACCGGGACGACCGGTAG
- a CDS encoding putative quinol monooxygenase: protein MTKTLLAEFTAREGAQDEVARLIRDYALKVREEEGNLSFDVYTKAAAPRAYWIFEVYRDEDAFKAHLAAPYGAPFNAALTPLIEEDASVLTFLDPLAAHP from the coding sequence ATGACGAAAACCCTGCTCGCCGAGTTCACCGCCCGCGAGGGGGCGCAGGACGAGGTCGCCCGTCTGATCCGGGACTACGCCCTGAAGGTGCGCGAGGAGGAAGGCAACCTGTCCTTCGACGTCTACACCAAGGCGGCCGCCCCGCGCGCCTACTGGATCTTCGAGGTCTACCGGGACGAGGACGCCTTCAAGGCCCACCTGGCCGCCCCGTACGGCGCCCCGTTCAACGCCGCCCTCACCCCGCTGATCGAGGAGGACGCCTCCGTACTGACGTTCCTCGATCCGCTGGCCGCGCATCCGTGA
- a CDS encoding carbohydrate kinase family protein, whose translation MSPRQITVLGECVADAFTEPAGTRNELALRVLPGGGPANTAVALARLGTPARFLARLSGDVFGRLFRAHLEASGVDLSYAVEAAEPSTLAVAELDTQGQATFSFHAQATADWQWTSAELAGVDLADTACVHTGSLALVKEPGAAVVEDFLAAAAPRATISVDPNVRPLLVRPEVYRARLAHWCGLADVLRLSEDDLELLLPGTPPEQACDTWHAAGARLVVITRGGDGALASLDGERVRVPAVATPVVDTVGAGDSFTAGLLHHLGARGLLGGRLTDLRLGDVEAACLFAARVAALTCSVAGPNPPWQDQLARFATAADA comes from the coding sequence ATGAGCCCTCGCCAGATCACCGTCCTGGGAGAGTGCGTCGCCGACGCGTTCACCGAACCCGCAGGTACCCGGAACGAACTCGCCCTGCGTGTGCTGCCGGGCGGCGGACCCGCCAACACGGCGGTCGCCCTGGCCCGGTTGGGAACCCCGGCCCGCTTCCTCGCCCGGCTGTCCGGCGATGTGTTCGGCCGCCTCTTCCGGGCCCACCTGGAGGCGTCCGGGGTGGACCTGTCGTACGCCGTCGAGGCCGCCGAGCCCAGCACGCTGGCCGTGGCCGAGCTGGACACCCAGGGCCAGGCCACGTTCTCCTTCCACGCTCAGGCCACCGCCGACTGGCAGTGGACGAGCGCGGAACTGGCCGGGGTGGATCTGGCCGACACCGCCTGCGTACACACCGGGTCGCTGGCCCTGGTCAAGGAACCGGGGGCGGCCGTGGTGGAGGACTTCCTGGCGGCGGCCGCCCCCCGGGCCACCATCAGCGTCGACCCCAACGTCCGCCCGCTCCTGGTGCGCCCCGAGGTCTACCGCGCCCGGCTGGCGCACTGGTGTGGCCTCGCGGATGTGCTGCGGCTGAGCGAGGACGACCTGGAGCTCCTGCTGCCCGGGACGCCGCCCGAGCAGGCGTGCGACACCTGGCATGCGGCGGGGGCGCGGCTCGTCGTGATCACGCGCGGCGGCGACGGCGCCCTGGCCTCGCTCGACGGGGAACGGGTGCGGGTGCCCGCGGTGGCGACGCCGGTCGTCGACACGGTCGGTGCGGGGGACTCCTTCACCGCCGGACTGCTGCACCACCTCGGCGCCCGCGGACTCCTCGGCGGCAGGCTGACGGACCTGCGTCTCGGCGATGTAGAGGCAGCCTGCCTGTTCGCCGCGCGGGTCGCGGCCCTGACCTGCTCGGTCGCCGGCCCGAACCCGCCGTGGCAGGACCAGTTGGCGCGGTTCGCGACCGCCGCCGACGCCTGA
- a CDS encoding sugar ABC transporter substrate-binding protein has protein sequence MSRISRLPSSVLRAAACTGIAALTLTACGSGSGSGTANSGSGSVKVGLITKTDTNPFFVKMKEGAEKAAKENGVELSTAAGKFDGDNAGQVTAIENMVAAGVKGILITPSDSKAIVPAIEKAKAKGVLVIALDTPTDPESAVDALFATDNLKAGELIGAYAKAAMKGKSAKIAMLDLAPGVSVGVQRHNGFLKGFGVEEGDPSVVCSQDTGGDQAKGQTAMENCLQKEPDINVVYTINEPAALGAYTALKAKGREKDVLIVSVDGGCTGTEAVKDGTIAATSQQYPLKMAAEGVKAVATYAKDGEKASGYTDTGVTLITDKAQDGVTSKDTAYGLENCWG, from the coding sequence ATGTCACGCATCTCTCGTCTGCCCTCCTCCGTGCTCAGAGCCGCCGCTTGCACGGGCATCGCGGCCCTCACCCTCACCGCCTGTGGCTCCGGATCCGGATCGGGCACCGCGAACTCCGGCTCGGGCAGCGTCAAGGTCGGACTGATCACCAAGACCGACACCAACCCGTTCTTCGTGAAGATGAAGGAGGGCGCGGAGAAGGCCGCCAAGGAGAACGGTGTCGAACTGTCCACCGCGGCGGGCAAGTTCGACGGGGACAACGCCGGTCAGGTCACCGCCATCGAGAACATGGTCGCCGCCGGGGTGAAGGGCATCCTGATCACACCTAGCGACTCCAAGGCGATCGTTCCGGCGATCGAGAAGGCCAAGGCCAAGGGCGTTCTGGTCATCGCCCTGGACACCCCGACCGACCCGGAGAGCGCGGTCGACGCCCTCTTCGCCACCGACAACCTCAAGGCGGGCGAGCTGATCGGCGCGTACGCCAAGGCCGCCATGAAGGGCAAGTCGGCGAAGATAGCCATGCTCGACCTCGCGCCGGGCGTCTCGGTCGGCGTCCAGCGGCACAACGGCTTCCTGAAGGGCTTCGGCGTCGAGGAGGGCGACCCCTCCGTCGTCTGCTCCCAGGACACCGGCGGCGACCAGGCCAAGGGCCAGACGGCGATGGAGAACTGCCTCCAGAAGGAGCCGGACATCAACGTCGTCTACACCATCAACGAGCCGGCCGCACTGGGCGCGTACACCGCGCTGAAGGCCAAGGGCCGGGAGAAGGACGTCCTGATCGTCTCCGTCGACGGCGGCTGCACCGGGACCGAGGCCGTCAAGGACGGCACGATCGCCGCGACCTCGCAGCAGTATCCGCTGAAGATGGCCGCCGAGGGTGTCAAGGCCGTGGCGACGTACGCCAAGGACGGCGAGAAGGCGTCCGGTTACACCGACACCGGCGTCACCCTGATCACCGACAAGGCGCAGGACGGTGTCACGTCCAAGGACACCGCCTACGGCCTGGAGAACTGCTGGGGCTGA
- a CDS encoding ABC transporter permease, protein MTATTTPPGTSTPYSELKAPTTARRLLTAPTTGPLVALLLACVFFSLSSDQFLTGGNFSLIVQQVMVVGTLAIGQTLIILTAGIDLSCGAVMAFGSIVIAKMAAEGSLPPLAAIALGLVVCGGFGLLNGALVQKIPLPPFIVTLGMLNVAFALTHIYSEEQTVTSLPGPLTALGQTFPLGNTDITYGSLVTIALFLLLAYALSSTGWGRHVYALGNSPEAARLNGIRTSRLTIGVYTVAGVLYGIAALLLISRTGVGDPQAGQTDNLDSITAVVLGGTSLFGGRGSVLGTFIGVLIVGVFRNGLQLMGVASIYQTLITGVLVILAVTVDQISRKKAR, encoded by the coding sequence ATGACAGCCACGACCACGCCCCCGGGCACGTCCACGCCGTACTCGGAGCTCAAGGCACCGACCACGGCCCGCCGACTGCTCACGGCGCCGACCACCGGACCCCTGGTCGCCCTCCTTCTGGCCTGTGTCTTCTTCTCCCTCTCCAGCGACCAGTTCCTCACCGGCGGGAACTTCTCGCTGATCGTGCAGCAGGTCATGGTCGTCGGCACCCTCGCCATCGGGCAGACCCTCATCATCCTGACCGCGGGCATCGACCTGTCGTGCGGCGCCGTGATGGCGTTCGGCAGCATCGTGATCGCCAAGATGGCGGCCGAGGGCTCCCTGCCGCCACTCGCCGCGATCGCGCTGGGCCTGGTCGTCTGCGGCGGCTTCGGCCTGCTCAACGGGGCGTTGGTGCAGAAGATCCCGCTGCCGCCGTTCATCGTCACCCTCGGCATGCTCAACGTGGCGTTCGCGCTGACCCACATCTACTCCGAGGAGCAGACGGTCACCAGCCTGCCGGGACCGCTGACGGCGCTCGGGCAGACCTTCCCGCTCGGCAACACCGACATCACCTACGGCTCGCTGGTCACCATCGCCCTGTTCCTCCTCCTCGCCTACGCGCTGAGCAGCACCGGCTGGGGCCGGCACGTCTACGCCCTGGGCAACAGCCCGGAAGCCGCCCGCCTGAACGGCATCCGCACCTCCCGACTGACCATCGGCGTCTACACCGTGGCCGGCGTCCTCTACGGCATCGCCGCCCTGCTGCTCATCTCCCGCACCGGCGTCGGCGACCCGCAGGCCGGGCAGACCGACAACCTCGACAGCATCACCGCCGTGGTCCTCGGCGGCACCAGCCTCTTCGGTGGACGCGGCTCGGTCCTGGGCACCTTCATCGGCGTTCTCATCGTCGGTGTCTTCCGCAACGGCCTGCAGCTGATGGGCGTCGCCTCCATCTACCAGACCCTGATCACCGGCGTCCTGGTGATCCTCGCGGTGACCGTCGACCAGATCTCCCGGAAGAAGGCACGATGA
- a CDS encoding ATP-binding cassette domain-containing protein → MTAADTPTPVLQARGLVKRYGQVTAIDGADFDLLPGEVLAVIGDNGAGKTSLIKALTGAVTPDAGEIRLNGKPITFSGPQSARAHGIETVYQDLAVAASMDIASNVFLGRELRRPGILGSAFRMLDKKRMRQEAAEHMADLKIGLRSLTQSVETLSGGQRQAVAVARAVAWARSVVVMDEPTAALGVKESGQVLDLIRRVRDKGMPVVLISHNMPHVFEIADRIHVHRLGRRAAVIKPSDYSMAEVVAIMTGALTVDEAGDTVVADSAAAKAAGVQAT, encoded by the coding sequence ATGACCGCCGCCGACACCCCCACCCCCGTCCTGCAGGCTCGCGGCCTGGTGAAGCGGTACGGCCAGGTCACCGCCATCGACGGCGCCGACTTCGACCTGCTGCCCGGCGAGGTCCTCGCCGTCATCGGCGACAACGGCGCCGGCAAGACCAGCCTCATCAAGGCCCTCACCGGCGCGGTGACCCCCGACGCGGGCGAGATACGCCTGAACGGCAAACCCATCACCTTCTCCGGACCGCAGAGCGCCCGCGCCCACGGCATCGAGACGGTGTACCAGGACCTGGCCGTGGCCGCCTCCATGGACATCGCCTCGAACGTGTTCCTCGGCCGCGAGCTCCGCCGCCCCGGCATCCTCGGCAGCGCCTTCCGCATGCTCGACAAGAAGCGGATGCGTCAGGAGGCCGCCGAGCACATGGCCGACCTGAAGATCGGCCTGCGCTCGCTGACCCAGTCGGTCGAGACCCTCTCGGGCGGTCAGCGGCAGGCCGTGGCGGTCGCCCGCGCCGTCGCCTGGGCCCGCTCCGTCGTCGTCATGGACGAGCCCACCGCCGCCCTCGGCGTCAAGGAGTCCGGCCAGGTCCTGGACCTCATCCGCCGGGTCCGCGACAAGGGCATGCCGGTCGTCCTGATCAGCCACAACATGCCCCATGTCTTCGAGATCGCCGACCGGATCCACGTCCACCGCCTCGGCCGGCGCGCCGCCGTGATCAAGCCCTCCGACTACTCCATGGCGGAGGTCGTCGCCATCATGACCGGCGCGCTCACCGTCGACGAGGCCGGAGATACTGTCGTAGCGGATTCCGCGGCAGCGAAGGCCGCCGGAGTCCAGGCCACTTGA
- a CDS encoding LacI family DNA-binding transcriptional regulator has translation MAASRRPTLADVAREVGVSAKTVSRVLNEDGPVSARTREQVLAAVAELGFQPNLMARNIRVGGPDTTIGLVIPDLANPFFGAVARAIEDTVGERGLTLLMGSSADDPDRERALTDKFLARRVSILIVVPSVGADHSHLRSQRTAGLPIVFLDRPGVGLPTDSIVSSNRAGAQDGVAHLIAHGHHRIGFVGDLPVKLYTRRERLAGYRAALRAADIPYDRSLVANAHDQPGAEAATAQLLELADPPTAVFAGNNIMALGIVAQLARDKRKDVAVVAFDDVSLAEALEPALTVVAQDPEEIGRSAASTALARLDGDRSRARTITVPTRLIIRGSGEQPAPVRSG, from the coding sequence ATGGCAGCGAGCCGCCGCCCCACCTTGGCCGACGTCGCCCGCGAAGTAGGTGTCAGCGCGAAGACGGTCTCCCGTGTCCTCAACGAGGACGGACCCGTCTCGGCGCGGACGCGGGAACAGGTACTCGCCGCGGTGGCCGAGCTGGGCTTCCAGCCGAACCTCATGGCCCGCAACATCCGCGTCGGCGGCCCCGACACCACCATCGGCCTGGTCATCCCCGACCTCGCCAACCCCTTCTTCGGCGCCGTGGCCCGCGCCATCGAGGACACGGTCGGCGAACGCGGACTGACCCTGCTCATGGGTTCCTCCGCGGACGACCCCGACCGTGAACGCGCCCTGACGGACAAGTTCCTCGCCCGCCGCGTCAGCATCCTGATCGTCGTGCCGTCCGTCGGCGCCGACCACTCCCACCTCAGGTCGCAGCGCACGGCGGGGCTGCCCATCGTCTTCCTCGACCGACCAGGAGTGGGCCTGCCCACGGACAGCATCGTCAGCTCCAACCGTGCGGGGGCCCAGGACGGTGTCGCCCACCTCATCGCCCACGGGCACCACCGCATCGGCTTCGTCGGCGACCTGCCCGTCAAGCTGTACACCCGCCGCGAACGCCTCGCCGGATACCGCGCTGCCCTGCGAGCAGCCGACATCCCCTACGACCGCTCGCTGGTCGCCAACGCCCATGATCAGCCGGGCGCCGAGGCCGCGACCGCCCAACTCCTCGAACTGGCCGATCCCCCCACCGCCGTGTTCGCGGGCAACAACATCATGGCGCTCGGCATCGTCGCCCAACTCGCGCGCGACAAACGCAAGGACGTGGCCGTCGTCGCCTTCGACGACGTATCACTCGCCGAGGCACTGGAACCGGCCCTGACCGTCGTCGCCCAGGACCCCGAAGAAATCGGCCGCAGCGCCGCGTCCACGGCCCTGGCCCGCCTCGACGGCGACCGCTCCCGGGCTCGCACCATCACCGTTCCCACCCGGCTGATCATCCGAGGCTC